A single window of Nicotiana tomentosiformis chromosome 1, ASM39032v3, whole genome shotgun sequence DNA harbors:
- the LOC138905831 gene encoding uncharacterized protein: protein MKIAAETPARSERDEKIITNLRRKVHDYGFDLTKAERDLFNAQVRLAKGAEEHARLAHQLKQKYDKEVAILQKKLDEMFRKVKSLEQSLKNMQGIGSQVSVAYKDLCLFPDVQLPAGFKMPKFDPYNGHGDPVAHLRGFCSNMRGVGGKDELLMAYFNQSLSGAALEWYTRQDTSRWREQAARVYPPMEEDEMVEYFLQALEPTYFGNLISAICKSFNDMVKMGGMVEEGLKSSKIMSYSAIKVTTQAIQSGTGSLLGKKKKEDVAIESNPIKALDSAKAMSLAIKGVSEKPSALNVKPSVLVVKGPLVDVEANQERQKVVVPGAPGKPVIIVEGARVTPVIIKPVTQLPMVDTKAVPWNYKQVVITYKGKEVEEEINETGGLTRSGRCFSPEELRKTKPSKDGHIPVKKPVTEEKAEEFLKKMKMITFSDDELPIEGTEHNRALYLTVKCDDFAVSRVLVDNGSSANICPLSTLQKLKIGTERIHINNVCVRGFDGGGKDSVGDIMLNLSIGPVEFTMEFQVLDVTASYNLLLGRPWIHAAKAIPSSLHQMVKFEWDRQKIVVHGDENLSAYNDTIVPFIEVEDDKGPWVYQMFETVSVEKIFEGECILGPKIPSASVMVANEMLKNGFLPGKGLGSSLQGIVHPVCPRESFGTFGLGFTLTGKDVKKAKSLKGKAWSLPKPVPHISNSFCAGFNDMTCMRNFQPNLKNQSNSEITIQEVEGDDEIEYDEEAAFEEVSRELKHFEEKPKPNLNETEAINLGDQNNVRETKISVHLEPQIKEEIIKILFAYKDVFAWSYDDMPCLSTDLVAHKLPTDPTFPPVKQKLRKFKTNMSVKIKEEITK from the exons ATGAAAATAGCCGCCGAGACACCAGCAAGAAGTGAGAGGgatgagaaaattataaccaaTCTGAGGCGGAAAGTGCATGATTACGGTTTTGACTTAACAAAGGCCGAAAGGGACTTGTTCAATGCTCAAGTAAGGCTGGCCAAAGGTGCGGAAGAACACGCTAGATTAGCCcaccagttgaagcagaaatatgacaaagaagtagcaattttacagaaaaagctg GACGAGATGTTCAGGAAAGTAAAGAGCCTAGAgcaatctttgaagaacatgcaagggataggaagccaagtaagtgtggcttacaaggatttatgcttatttCCGGATGTTCAACTGCCCgctgggttcaagatgcccaagtttgacccgtacaatggacatggagatcccgtggcccatttgagaggcttCTGCAGCAATATGAGAGGCGTCGGTGGGAAAGATGAATTATTAATGGCATATTTCAATCAGAGTCTGAGTGGGGCAGCTTTAgaatggtacacccgccaagacactagcag atggagagaacaagctgcacgagTCTACCCTCCAATGGAggaagatgagatggtcgagtactttcttcaagccctaGAGCCCACTTACTTTGGCAATTTGATCTCAGCCATATGTAAGTCCTTCAACGATAtggtaaagatgggaggaatggtggaagagggactcaagtcaagcaagatcatgagctactctgCCATAAAAGTGACCACACaggcaattcaaagtggcaccggaagcctgttaggcaaaaagaagaaagaagatgtcgctat CGAAAGTAATCCAATCAAAGCTCTAGATTCTGCAAAAGCAATGTCCTTGGCAATTAAAGGGGTGTCGGAGAAGCCAAGCGCGCTCAATGTGAAGCCTTCTGTATTGGTTGTGAAAGGGCCTCTGGTTGATGTTGAAGCGAACCAGGAGAGGCAAAAGGTGGTCGTGCCAGGGGCCCCGGGCAAgcctgtcataatcgtggaagggGCTCGTGTTACCCCCGTTATCATTAAGCCAGTAACCCAGTTACCGATGGTTGACACAAAGGCCGTCCCATGGAATTACAAACAGGTGGTAATAACATACAAAGGGAAAGAAGTAGAAGAAGAAATCAATGAAACCGGAGGACTAACTCGTTCTGGGAGATGTTTTTCCCCAGAAGAACTGAGGAAAACCAAGCCATCCAAGGACGGCCACATCCCAGTAAAAAAGCCGGTCACCGAAGAAAAGGCTGAGGAattcctgaaaaagatgaaaat gatcactttctcagatgatgaactccctatagagggtacagaacacaatcgagctctttatctcacagtgaAGTGCGATGATTTTGCTGTCTCAAGGGTACTGGTGGATAACGGTTCTAGTGCGAATATTtgccctctgtccactttgcaaaagttgaagattgGCACCGAAAGGATCCACATTAATAATGTATGCGTTCGAGGCTTCgatggaggagggaaagattctGTCGGTGATATAATGCTAAATTTGTCAATAGGGCCGgttgagttcactatggagttccaagtgctagatgtgaCTGCCTCTTATAACTTGTTGTTGGGCAGGCCCTGGATCCACGCTGCCAAGGCAATCccgtcttctctgcatcaaatggtaaagttcgaaTGGGACAGACAGAAAATAGTTGTGCACGGGGATGAGAACTTATCCGCTTACAATGACACAATcgttccatttattgaagttgaagatgataaagggccttgggtTTACCAAATGTTCGAAACAGTGTCTGTCGAGAAAATTTTCGAAGGAGAATGCATCCTAGGTCCGAAGATACCATCCGCGTCtgtcatggtagcaaatgaaatgttgaaaAATGGTTTTCTGCCAGGCAAAGGTCTGGGTTCATCTCTGCAGGGTATTGTGCATCCGGTGTGTCCACGTGAAAGTtttggtacatttggtttgggattcacactcacaGGGAAGGACGTGAAAAAGGCTAAAAGTTTGAAAGGAAAGGCATGGTCACTTCCTAAGCCTGTTCCACATATCTCcaa ttctttttgtgctggtttcaatgacatgacatgcatgaggaattttcagccaaatcttaaaaACCAATCTAATTCTGAAATAACGATCCAAGAAGTAGAGGGTGATGATGAAATAGAATACGATGAAGAAGCGGCATTTGAGGAAGTCAGTAGAGAACTAAAACACTTCGAAGAAAAACCCaagcctaatttgaatgaaaccgaagcaatcaatttaggggatcaaaataatgtcagagaaaccaagataagtgtgcatctggaaccgcaaatcaaggaagaaataatcaaaatACTATTTGCATACAAAGATGtctttgcatggtcgtatgacgacatgCCGTGTTTGAGTACTGATTTGGTAGCTCATAAATTGCCAACCGACCCTACATTCCCTCCtgtcaagcaaaagttaagaaagttcaagactaatatgagtgtgaagattaaagaagaaatcacaaagtAA
- the LOC138905834 gene encoding uncharacterized protein, translated as MCRMSTVQNLPVKVMDQIPLALHMWWEDLGKQGRDMVNQYLGALTGLLKIQPRRDLIEALVAFWDSAHNILHFSDFELKPTLEEMAGYTGSTEGLRHKYLVSPRTVTPHKFLDLLKISRQIKTGSLAWGVSTFYFLYQRYGHLGGFEDPENGLYSKGNRSKWETHRCFAFMVAFLGLLVFPREDGHIDLRIAGVVHVLTTQAKSTLAPMIVSDIFRALTFCKAGASFFEGCNLLLQMWMIEHLCHRPRYMNYGSTEKNCIEEFGTRVTGFEMPKGVKDWITRLRSTTADQIEWTLGWLPVDEIVYMPATGPYFLLMGLRSIQSYAPYRVLRQLGRCQTVPRDEDLSTYVVEIRSDAQFLEEAVPQIWSECQYLGANTRVRDLSRGEVLPSYVAWYGKRFATTGESERPTKRPHIQEFVDASQEQWAWLAKEKEYRTTINKLEGQIEKIKFDSSLQAAEDAGEKKRLAKENEALRAQI; from the coding sequence ATGTGCAGAATGAGCACCGTTCAGAACTTACCTGTGAAGGTTATGGATCAGATTCCACTGGCACTCCACATGTGGTGGGAGGATTTGGGAAAACAAGGACGAGATATGGTCAACCAATACCTAGGGGCGCTCACTGGACTATTGAAAATTCAACCTAGAAGGGACCTGATAGAGGCATTAGTGGCATTCTGGGACTCCGCTCATAATATTTTACACTTCTCAGATTTTGAGCTTAAgcccactttggaagaaatggcggGTTATACTGGGAGCACGGAAGGACTGAGACACAAGTACCTGGTATCTCCAAGGACTGTTACCCCCCACAAGTTTCTGGACTTACTAAAGATAAGCAGACAAATCAAGACGGGAAGTCTAGCATGGGGAGTTTCCACTTTTTATTTTCTATATCAGCGATACGGGCATCTAGGGGGATTCGAAGACCCTGAAAATGGACTATACAGTAAAGGAAACCGATCAAAATGGGAGACCCATAGATGTTTTGCCTTCATGGTGGCATTTTTAGGACTTTTGGTGTTTCCAAGGGAGGACGGGCACATTGATTTGCGGATAGCCGGGGTTGTCCACGTTCTGACTACTCAGGCCAAGAGTACTCTCGCACCCATGATCGTATCAGATATATTCCGAGCCCTCACGTTCTGTAAGGCCGGAGCCAGTTTTTTCGAGGGATGCAACCTGTTGTTGCAAATGTGGATGATCGAACACCTCTGTCATCGTCCTCGATACATGAACTATGGGTCTACGGAGAAAAACTGCATTGAAGAGTTTGGTACACGAGTAACAGGATTCGAAATGCCGAAAGGGGTCAAAGATTGGATTACCCGCCTTCGATCTACGACCGCAGATCAGATAGAGTGGACATTGGGTTGGCTTCCCGTTGATGAGATTGTTTATATGCCCGCCACTGGTCCCTACTTCTTGCTAATGGGTCTCAGAAGCATCCAATCCTATGCTCCGTACCGGGTTTTGAGACAGCTTGGAAGATGCCAGACAGTTCCTAGAGATGAAGATCTTAGCACTTATGTGGTCGAAATCCGCTCTGATGCCCAATTTCTCGAAGAAGCGGTTCCCCAAATTTGGAGCGAATGCCAGTATTTGGGGGCAAATACCCGAGTACGTGATTTGTCTAGGGGTGAAGTCTTACCTAGTTATGTTGCCTGGTATGGAAAGAGATTCGCGACGACTGGTGAATCTGAACGACCAACTAAAAGACCTCATATCCAAGAATTTGTTGACGCATCGCAGGAGCAGTGGGCTTGGTTagctaaagaaaaggaataccgAACTACTATAAATAAGCTAGAAGGacaaattgaaaaaatcaaatttgatagtagtttgcaggcagctgaagatgcaggggaaaagaagaggttggccaaggaaaatgaagcccttcgagcCCAAATCTAG